In Arsenophonus sp. aPb, one DNA window encodes the following:
- a CDS encoding S8 family serine peptidase yields the protein MKKHKFIIKFNQSVIQERKDNNKLILKPAVLKDSFLNNFNYYSIVDDDLLTMKNHLINCQNLTGICYVEEADNMPLEELQRLADKINSHDCVEYAYIEHTDTPPPFRQLSDHKTGQIHNTPNFNPLQGYQGGTTVDHIGIDIEYAWSLGITGQGIRCADIEGGFDFNHVNLQRKSFINLSPEYPFKNEHGTAVAGIMYAKDMGLGIKGLVHGADSFYGVSEAPAGRVNGIAKALKYLRPGDIFIYELQSMGPRNKYVPADYQKAVWDITKEATDAGIIVIMAAGNGAEDLDHKLYNEYRNRNDDGDNGAIRVGAGDKKYLIPTDFTTYGSMVHVQGWGLNVVTTGYNDLYNSGEHNNYTHTFSGTSSATPIVASAVVAIQSWYKQHIGDVIKPKDMRALLIETGTPQGFHQTSNKWINIGPLPNVRRAINTLQRRFQ from the coding sequence ATGAAAAAACATAAATTTATTATAAAATTTAATCAATCTGTTATCCAAGAAAGAAAAGATAATAATAAATTAATTTTAAAACCTGCTGTATTAAAAGATAGCTTCCTAAATAACTTTAATTACTATTCTATTGTTGATGATGATTTACTCACAATGAAAAACCACCTAATCAATTGTCAAAACCTTACTGGTATTTGCTATGTTGAAGAAGCGGACAATATGCCATTGGAAGAACTACAACGTTTAGCAGATAAAATAAATAGTCATGATTGTGTTGAATATGCCTATATTGAACATACCGACACCCCACCACCATTTAGGCAGTTATCAGATCATAAGACAGGGCAAATTCATAATACACCTAATTTTAATCCCCTTCAGGGCTATCAAGGTGGGACAACTGTAGATCATATTGGTATTGATATTGAGTATGCCTGGTCACTTGGTATCACAGGACAAGGGATCCGCTGTGCAGATATAGAAGGTGGATTTGATTTTAACCATGTTAATTTACAAAGAAAAAGTTTTATTAATCTGTCACCAGAATATCCGTTTAAAAATGAACATGGCACGGCGGTTGCTGGAATAATGTATGCCAAAGATATGGGATTGGGGATAAAAGGATTAGTGCATGGCGCAGATTCTTTTTATGGCGTTTCAGAAGCACCGGCTGGGCGCGTTAATGGAATTGCTAAAGCATTAAAATACTTAAGGCCAGGAGATATATTCATCTACGAATTACAATCAATGGGACCACGTAATAAATATGTTCCAGCCGATTATCAAAAAGCGGTCTGGGATATCACAAAAGAAGCCACTGATGCAGGCATAATTGTCATTATGGCAGCGGGAAATGGCGCTGAGGATTTAGATCATAAATTATATAATGAATATAGAAACCGTAATGATGATGGCGATAACGGTGCAATTCGTGTTGGTGCGGGCGATAAAAAATACCTGATACCAACAGATTTCACCACTTATGGCAGCATGGTACATGTGCAAGGATGGGGTTTAAATGTCGTCACAACTGGTTATAACGACCTATACAATAGTGGTGAGCATAATAATTATACCCATACTTTCTCGGGTACATCATCTGCGACACCGATTGTCGCTTCCGCTGTCGTGGCAATCCAATCATGGTATAAACAGCATATTGGTGATGTTATTAAACCTAAGGACATGCGTGCACTTTTAATCGAAACAGGTACACCGCAAGGATTCCATCAAACGAGCAATAAATGGATAAATATTGGCCCATTACCTAATGTACGTCGAGCAATTAATACATTACAGAGGCGTTTCCAATAA
- the fldB gene encoding flavodoxin FldB, protein MKIGLFYGSSTCYTEMVAEKIQYNLGEELVDLYNIKDISPQLMENYQILILGIPTWDFGELQEDWQTIWDVLCSLNLAGKIVSLYGLGDQIDYGDWFLDALGMLYHQLSRMQVKFVGFWPTTGYNFSSLKPLTTDGSQFVGLALDETNQFEQTDERIERWCMQILNEIEALL, encoded by the coding sequence ATGAAAATAGGTCTTTTTTATGGTTCCAGTACCTGCTACACCGAAATGGTTGCAGAGAAAATCCAATATAATTTAGGTGAAGAGTTAGTTGATTTATATAATATTAAAGATATTTCGCCGCAATTAATGGAAAATTACCAAATCCTGATTTTAGGTATTCCTACCTGGGATTTTGGCGAACTACAAGAAGATTGGCAAACAATTTGGGATGTACTCTGTTCGTTAAATCTCGCTGGCAAAATTGTATCCCTATATGGTTTAGGTGATCAAATTGATTATGGCGATTGGTTTCTTGATGCACTAGGAATGCTTTATCATCAATTATCAAGGATGCAAGTTAAATTTGTCGGTTTTTGGCCCACAACAGGGTATAACTTTAGCAGTCTTAAACCCTTAACAACGGATGGTAGCCAGTTTGTTGGGCTAGCGCTCGATGAAACTAACCAATTCGAACAAACAGACGAACGAATAGAGCGGTGGTGTATGCAAATATTAAATGAAATAGAAGCCTTATTATAA
- a CDS encoding protein YgfX, whose amino-acid sequence MVLWKFNINVSWLTQLFSTGVHVGIGLLVFFSSWPPNNLVTWLIATLLIVASWVRSQKNISRCKGSLVLLNGNKIQWKKSEWLIVKKPWFCFFGVKLTLRSWQCNKRIRLWIASDSMPEEEWRNLNQLLLQYPDI is encoded by the coding sequence GTGGTTCTTTGGAAATTTAATATCAATGTTTCGTGGCTGACGCAGCTTTTTTCAACGGGTGTTCATGTGGGAATTGGCTTGTTAGTTTTCTTTTCATCTTGGCCACCAAATAATCTGGTCACTTGGTTGATAGCGACCTTATTGATTGTGGCAAGTTGGGTAAGGAGTCAAAAAAATATTAGTCGTTGTAAAGGTAGCTTAGTTTTACTTAATGGTAATAAGATACAGTGGAAAAAAAGCGAATGGCTGATTGTTAAAAAACCTTGGTTTTGTTTTTTTGGTGTAAAACTTACTCTTCGTTCATGGCAATGTAATAAGCGGATTCGGTTATGGATTGCTTCAGATAGTATGCCAGAAGAGGAGTGGCGGAATTTAAATCAATTGCTGTTGCAGTACCCTGATATTTGA
- the sdhE gene encoding FAD assembly factor SdhE translates to MDINHKPRIHWACRRGMRELDIAIMPFFEYEYDSLTEDEKCLFVRLLECADPDLFNWLMNHGRPDDDGLYHMIQLIQSRNKQRGSLEI, encoded by the coding sequence ATGGATATCAATCATAAACCCAGGATCCACTGGGCATGTCGCAGAGGAATGCGTGAGTTGGACATCGCCATTATGCCTTTTTTTGAGTATGAATATGATTCACTCACAGAGGATGAAAAATGTCTGTTTGTTCGTTTACTAGAGTGTGCAGATCCTGATTTGTTCAACTGGTTGATGAATCATGGACGTCCTGATGATGATGGTCTTTATCATATGATTCAATTGATACAGAGTAGAAATAAACAACGTGGTTCTTTGGAAATTTAA
- the ygfZ gene encoding tRNA-modifying protein YgfZ translates to MISLNKFIPETGKTEHQLPLTLMSLNDWSFITATGIDAEKYLQGQLTADITTLMPQQHIFTAHCDAKGKMWSTLRLFHYNEGFGYILRSSVAAKQLSELKKYAVFSQITLSQQPNIMLLGIAGQGARDTLNNHFSQLPNQEKPVIHLEQTTLLHFNVPSERFLIVTDSATAAKLTKYFPQHGDNQQWLAFDIAAGIANIDIENSEQFIPQAVNLQALPASISFHKGCYSGQETVARAKYRGANKRAMFWLAGSANTLPKAGEAIEWKIGDNWRRTGIVLAAVNLAKGFISIQVVMNNDMAKESVFRVAGEEQSQLTIQPLPYLLTEEE, encoded by the coding sequence ATGATAAGCCTAAATAAATTTATACCAGAGACTGGCAAAACAGAGCACCAATTACCATTAACATTAATGTCACTTAACGACTGGAGTTTCATCACAGCAACAGGGATTGATGCCGAAAAATATTTACAGGGTCAATTAACCGCGGATATTACCACGTTAATGCCACAACAACATATATTCACCGCCCACTGTGATGCCAAAGGGAAAATGTGGAGCACACTACGTTTATTTCACTATAACGAAGGCTTTGGCTATATTTTACGCTCCAGCGTGGCGGCAAAACAACTAAGTGAACTGAAAAAATACGCGGTTTTCTCGCAAATAACCCTCAGTCAGCAACCTAATATTATGTTGTTAGGTATTGCTGGCCAAGGGGCTCGCGATACCTTGAACAATCACTTTTCTCAATTACCTAATCAGGAAAAACCTGTTATACATCTTGAGCAAACGACTTTACTACACTTTAATGTACCATCCGAACGTTTTTTAATTGTTACCGATAGCGCGACTGCAGCTAAACTGACAAAATATTTCCCCCAACATGGTGATAATCAGCAATGGCTAGCTTTCGATATTGCTGCCGGTATTGCTAATATTGATATTGAAAATAGTGAACAATTTATTCCACAAGCCGTTAATCTACAAGCATTACCGGCCAGTATCAGTTTTCACAAAGGCTGCTACAGCGGACAGGAAACGGTTGCTCGAGCAAAATATCGCGGTGCCAATAAACGCGCCATGTTTTGGTTAGCAGGGTCAGCAAATACGCTGCCAAAAGCCGGAGAAGCTATCGAATGGAAAATTGGTGATAACTGGCGGCGTACTGGAATCGTATTGGCGGCCGTTAACTTAGCAAAGGGTTTTATTAGTATTCAAGTTGTTATGAATAATGATATGGCTAAAGAGAGTGTTTTCCGTGTGGCAGGAGAAGAACAAAGCCAACTTACTATTCAACCCTTGCCTTATTTATTGACGGAAGAGGAATAG